Genomic DNA from Lagenorhynchus albirostris chromosome 9, mLagAlb1.1, whole genome shotgun sequence:
ACCGAGGCGGCCTCTCGGGCCCCATCCCTCTTCCTAGAGCCCCGCCCATCGTCCCGTGCTGACCCCTTTCAGACCGGCCCCTCGTCCCCATTGCATCCTTTGGCTGCCATTTGCGCCGAGACCCTGTGGTCCCTCCAATCCCCTGGACAGGCCCCTGGAGGGAGGCCCGGACCCTAGCAGCCTCCCACACCGAGGAAGGGGCTGGACCCTGCCTTCCCAGGGCGCCATGATGTCCGGAGGCCAGGGGAGATCTGGGGGCCTCTTAGAGAGAGGTGTGCAAGGTGGAAGGCTGAATGACGGAAGTCCGCGGTGGGAGGGCAGATCCCAGGgcccaggagggcaggagggaaatGAGGCCGGCCGTTAGCCCTTCCCCAGGGTCTCAGTGGGGCTCACAACCATCAGAAGTGGTTCCATTTGATGCCTTACAGGCTAAAGGGACACAGGTACAGGAGGGCTAGTCACAGACAAGGTGCTTGAGGTGCAACTGATGGAAGGACAGACCACCAGGGAGAGCTGGGACAGAAGGCTTTGCCCAGGAGGGTCTTGACggatgagtaggagtttaccAGGATTAACATCCTAAGAGCTTAGAGCCAGGGtcctggtggtgggagggggaggtaGGGGGAACCAGAGGAAAAGAGCAGGGCCTGGAAGATGGGCTGGTGTCTACCTCCTGCAGGAAGTAAGGAGCCAGCCACCTCCCAGGAAGCCCCAGGCTGCTTGCTCcgagggccagggccagggtggGAAAGGGGACACCCTGGGCTGGGCCAAACCTGGAGGATTCTGGGGGCTCTAGCTGGAGGGCCAGGTCCAGACCTGTCGAGTAAACCAAGCCCAGAatccagccccccgccccccttgcaggggagactgaggcccagagaggttgccTAGGGGCCAGCTCAGCTGAACCCTCCATCAGCACACATTGCGCGGTGGGGGGGTTGCGTTCCCAGGTCCTGCTTTAGGTGGGGTGGGGTACGGGGATCAGAGGCAGCTGTGCCTtggaccccccccaccccgttcctCTGCTTGCTCTCACAGGCTGGCCCCTGGACCCCCGTCCTCCTCCTAGTGGGGACATCGGGCTTGCGGGGAGGGCCCAGCCTGCAGCCCTGCCTAGGAGACCACAGCTGTGAGCCCTGCCCCCGCAAACGCAGGCCAGGCCCCCACCTCCATGCTGCCACCCCACAGAGACGGGACAGCTCAGCCAGGACCCCCTCAGCCCTCGAGCTGCTGGTGGCTCAGCACAGACGGGCTCCCGTGGGCGAGCAGGTGACCcggggctgcctggaggagggggcaggcagcGGATGAGCCTCTGAGCAGGGATGGGGCAGAATGTGAGGGGCGCAGGGCTGCGGGCTGAGCCCGgtgcacagacacagacacagacacagccGGGTAGGCACCCAGAGggattctttcttttattgagaATGGGAGCAGGTGGTACACGGCACATGGGCAGCACACGGCACAAAGTCACCTGCAGCAGAGCTGGCAAGCGGTGGGCGGGGCAACAGGGTGCCCTCCAGCAGGGGGATCTCTGGCGGGCTCTCGGGGTGCCCTATGAGCCAGCCCTTCACGTgggcgggggccggggccggCGGGGGGAAGGCCAGGAGACCTGGGGCCGGCCTATGGGGGCCTGCGGGGTGGCGTCCCGCGTCTAGCTGATGGCGCTCAGGGCGTGGGTGAGGGCGTGCAGCTCGTCCCGGACACCATCCAGGGCGCGTTGGATGGCGTGGGGGCTGTCCAGCACATCGATGGCCAGCGTGTATGGGTCGAACTTCACGGAGAAGGGGCGCTGGATGCGGGAGGCATAGCTCCTGGTAGGGGAGCCGGCAGGGACCCTCAGTCACCCAGTGGGGATGAGCCCGAGGGTGGGGGCCCGGGTCTCCGTCACAGCGGCCTCAGAGCTCCCGGGACTTTTCAGAGCCGCCTGCGCCCCCAGAGCTCATTCTGTCCAACCAGCCAGACAAGATGGGGGACTGAGGCCTCCTCCAAGGGCTGGGGGCTGTTTACGGCAGGGAGGGACGGGCCTTTTCCAAGCGAGCCTCTGCGAGGCACTCCAGCCCCCCCTGCTCCTTCCCGAGGCTCAGCCAGGCCTCCTCCCGCAGGAAGGTCTCCAGACCGTGCGCCCCGCAGGGTCCATTGCATCCCTGTCCCCAAGGTTGTGTGTGGTatccagcccccaccccacccccactgcagGCATATAGATCCTGGGCCTCAATCTCCCCGGTGACAACAGGAGCCTGGCTGGAAAGAGGCCCCTTCCGAGGGCGAACTGGCGGGCCCCATCGGGCTCTGCCCTCCCCCCCGGGGAATGCTGGTCACTGCACCTCCAGCCCTGCAAACTCCCTGCTACCCCCAGGCTCCCCACCCGGCCCTCAGTCACCCCGGCCCTTGTCCTCTGTCCCCAACACGGCCCCAGCTGCTCAGAGGGCATGGAACTCGGAAGGACCCCGCACATCCGTCTTACAAAGTCAAGCTTCACCTCCTCAGAGCCTGGCCTTGGCCTGGCCTTGATGTGGCCACCAGCCCCGCAGGTCTCCCCACCCCAGACTTTTTGGGGGTCCTGCTGCGGGAGGGGTGCTGTAACCTAGGTGTGCACAATTTTCTCCACTGTGCAGTGGGTTCGGACGCCCAGCCTGCTGGCTGGCGCTCCCAGTTCAGGGAGACGGTGGGGGTCTCAGCCTACCTGAGTTTGTCCTTGGCGTCGCTGAAGCTCTCAGACACGAAGTAGACAGGTTGATAAGTCTGGTCCTGGTAGGGCTGCACGGCCGCTGCGTCGGGGTCGAAGGCCCGGATCTCGGGCTCCTCAGACAGGGAATGCTGGCGGGAGGCCGGGAGTGGGGGGGGGTGGATCTCAGGGCCCCGAGGGAATTGGAGCCCCTTGGCCTGACTCCACGGTGGGCTCTGGGTGTGGATTCATACCCTCCCCTCTCCACTGGGGGTCCTCCCGAGGCCTGGGGACAGTGTGAGTGGGACGGGCAGGGACAAGTTTTCTTGGCCCCCCTAAAAGGGCAGCCCCAGCCTCCTGGGAGGCCCGAATTCAGAAGGCACGGCCAAGGTCGCCCTCCCCGTGGGGACCCGGGCTCCAGCCCCTTCCTGGGGCGTGCGGGGAGCATCTCACCAGGAGCTCCCCATAGGAGGACAGCAGCCCCGCTCCGTAGGCCTTCACCTCGCCGTTCTGTTTGCACAGCCCAAACTCCACGGTGAACCAGTACAGCTGGTGGGGGCAGTTGGCAGGGTCAGCTGAGAGACCACAGCACAGCATTCCCCACTGACCATGGCCCCAGGCACCCACCGCCCAGGCAGAGGTGAGCCAGGCTCCGGGCGGCCACGCCGTGCGCAGCGGAGACCGGAGCCTGGACAGGAGGGCCCAGCCTGGACCCAGCGTCCTGCAGGGGAAAGAACCCACCGTGGACAGCTTCTCAATTTCCTCGTCCGATGCCCCCAGGGATGCGAGGCCGATGTcctgtgggggagggagagctgaGGGGGAGAGGCTCAGCTCACCATGGCTTGGGCGCCTGTGTGAGGGGAGGGTGCTGGGGCTGTCTGAAGCCCCTCCAGGGGCCTCCTGGGCACTACAGAGACCCTCCCCGGGTGCAGGGACCCTCCTGGGACGCAGGCACGCTCCCGGGATCCATCAGGGGCCCAGGACCGCTCCCTGCCGTTCCTGGGAGAGCCAGCAGGTGGCAGCACAAGCCGCGGCACTCCGCCCCCAGCTCGTCCTCTGCGCACCGTGATCCCCTGACCCTCCGGAAGGGATTCTTCCCCGTCTTTGTTCCAAGGTGGTCTTCCCAGAACGGCCCGCCCACCCCTCTCTTCCAAGACGATGCAGTCTCTCTGAAGTCTCATGACCCGGGTGTGGGCGGCAtccagcctgggggtggggaggggcaggcagcGCCCATCGCCGCAGGTGCCGCCCCCCAGCCCCTCGGCTGACGCCCAGCTCCTGAGGCCTCGAGGACACACCTGGGAGAACTGGGCGAAGGTCCGGTCGGCCAGCATGGGCACGTGCCCCAGCAGCTCGTGGCAGCAGTCCCTGTGTTGGGGGCGGAcagcgggtggggctgggggccggggccagcctgcccccctcccccagcagcacGCACCGGCCCCCGTCCTCCGCAGGCCCCCGCggcgggctgggctgggcactCACGGCTCGGGGGAGTGCATGGGTGAGGAGGCATGGCGGATGTACTGGGTGCACTGGAACACGCGGAAGGCCAGGCTGGCCAGGAAGTCCCGGGCGGACAGCAGGCCGGCCACGGGCCGCAGCTGGAAGCCGGTCCGCTCTGCAAGGGCGGCGGGTGGGCGGTCAGCGCGGGTGGGGCCGCCGGCTGCCACCCCAGGCCCTCCCGCCGGGGCCTCCACAGCGGCGCACCCTTCAGGAAGCGGGAGACGTCCTCCAGCTGGGGGATGCTGTCCTCCCGGTACCCGCAGAAGTGCTCCAGCAGCTCGAAAGCCTCCAGGTGTTCCCGGCACGCGTGGGTGGCGTAGAGGCCCCGCAGCGTGGTGTAGACCTCCTTcctgtgggtgggggagggggggctcaGGCTGGCCGGGTGCCCCCCACTCCCAACCTGGCCCCCCCGCCTCCTGCCCCAGACCCCTCCCGGCATCCGGCAGCCCCTCCCGTGGGCGCTCTGCTCTGCCCCCTGCAGACCCCAGGCAGCCTCACACTGCAGGCCTCTCCCTGGCCCCAAAGACGCTGGCCACTGGGAGTGGATGTCTCCCACCTGCAGCTTTGGGGGGTTTCAGGGGACCGTGGGGGCCCTCGGGAAGTCCCTCCTCCACCCGGACTTGGTCTGTCCTCTGGAGGCCACCACTCTCCACGCAGGGGTTCTGGGGGTCTTCCCGGGCCCTCCTCattccccaccccgcccctccccagctgCCATCATGGGGTCTCACCAGGTGGCAGTCTCCTCGGCCGTGTACTCCACGTGGGGAATAGGGTCGCCTCTGGGGAGGGGGTCAGCAGTTAGTCCAGGCCCCCTCGGGGAGGGCGTGTGGGGGGTGGACAGGAAGGGCCTGGGCTGAGCGACCCTGGCTGTGTGGCCACAGCAAGTTgcttaactgctctgtgcctccgtttcttcGGCTTTGACTTGGGGACCCCGAACCGGTGACCATGGTGACAGTGAAGGTGATGGCATTGGTGACAAAggcatccctcccttccccccacccaggTCTAGTGTGAGGCCGCAGGACGGGGTCTGGGTCTCAGAGAATGAGGTCCCGAGGGGGGTCCTTACTGCTTGTACTGGAAGGCGATCTCAGCAATCAGCTTCCTGCGCTGGCGGTACACCTGGTCCGAGAAGCCCTGACGGCAGAGTGGACGCCATCAGCCACCGCAGCCCGCCAGCCCTCCCCATGCCCCCAGCCCAGACGTGACCTGTGATACCGGCGGGTGCCTGGCGGCTGCACCCAGCCAAACCTCAGGGTTCCACCAGGAGCCGGAGGCAAACAGACACCCCGTCCCAAGCCGGGGTGCACGCCCACCGCCCCAGCCATGAGTACAGGAGCAGGTCGGGGCCCCGGCTCACCGGATGGTCCAAGTCCAGGTCAGGGTCAAACTTGGTGACCAGGTGGTGACACTTGTCCAGCTCAGAAACTTTCCTTGGGAACCAGAGGACTGCACGCAGGAAGGAGGGTAGAAGAACCAGATTGGGTGTTGGGCTGTGGTGGGAGGGCCACCCTGGAAACAGCCTCCCACTTGCGACTGGGGGGCTGGAGGTGACACAGGCCCGGACACAGACGAGGGGGATTGGGGAGGGCCGGAGCCAGCAGAGAGGGCGCCCCCAGGCCGTGCACGCAGTCACTGGGGTACCCCTGTGGGACCCCTTGCACCCCGATATCTCGGGGTCACGTGGTCGCCCTCAAGGGTATAGGGGCAGCCTCACCCTTGTTCTCCCCAGCGCCCCGCACGTCTTCGGCCACGCGGCGAAGGGAGCTGAGCAGGGTGGGCAGGGCGGCGCTGGGTACCTCACAGCGCACGAAGTACTCCAGGTGCGGGCCCCCTGCCTGCGGCTTCTGGGCGGGCCGGGTCTCCAGGTGGTGGATTTGGGCTTCAAATGTCTTAGGAGCCAAagcagggagaaagagggagggagagatggagagacagagacagagacagagacagacagagggggAGGCGAGGGCGCTGGGAAGCAGGCACCGGGTCGgcccgccctgccctgccctggacGCCGGCAGCGAGCAGCCCACAAGACCGCTCTCCAGACTCAGGCCCGCTGCTGGCCGCCTGGACAGCTTTCAGCTGGGAAAACGGCTCTTGTCTAGCTGGTCTAACAGGGGTTGTCACAGGGTCCCCCAGACCCAGCGTTTCGGGTGGGGCCTCCTCCCAGGCAGCCTGATTTCCATCCCTGGTGGCCTCGTCCGAGACGTCTAGACAcccggggctggggggggggcccTGATCCCACTGCGGGCAGGTCCGGAGGCTCAGGCCCCCACCAAGCAACACTGAGcgcggggggaggggtgggtgcacTCCCCTGCAGCTCCCATCACCCAGCAACGAGGGAGCCTCAGCCTTCGAGGCCCTCGGGCCACACGGGAGCTTGGGAGGAGTCGGCTGTAATGTCATTTGGGCGCGTGTGCTGGGGTCCAGCAGCTAACGCCATCAGCTGTCACATGAGCCCAGCCCCGCCAGGGCCAGGCGGGCATGGGGGGCCCTGCATCCCCGGCTGCCCTGGGGGACCCACACCCACCTGCCCCCAGGGTGAGGTGCTGGGCacgggggagggcggggggctgGGCTCAGGGAGCTCCTGAGAACAGAAGGGTGTGGCGAGGGGCTGTGAGCCCCCTCCGCACGTGGCCCCCTGTGCTCCCTCACCTCAAACACCTTCACAGCCCGGGACAGCGCGGGGGGCTTGGTGGCCCGCAGGGTGAAG
This window encodes:
- the TH gene encoding tyrosine 3-monooxygenase isoform X1, coding for MPTPNAASPQAKGFRRAVSELDAKQAEAIMVRGRLSPRFVGRRQSLIQDARNERQKAEAAAAAAAAAAAAEPGETLGGRAGKAALNLLFTLRATKPPALSRAVKVFETFEAQIHHLETRPAQKPQAGGPHLEYFVRCEVPSAALPTLLSSLRRVAEDVRGAGENKVLWFPRKVSELDKCHHLVTKFDPDLDLDHPGFSDQVYRQRRKLIAEIAFQYKQGDPIPHVEYTAEETATWKEVYTTLRGLYATHACREHLEAFELLEHFCGYREDSIPQLEDVSRFLKERTGFQLRPVAGLLSARDFLASLAFRVFQCTQYIRHASSPMHSPEPDCCHELLGHVPMLADRTFAQFSQDIGLASLGASDEEIEKLSTLYWFTVEFGLCKQNGEVKAYGAGLLSSYGELLHSLSEEPEIRAFDPDAAAVQPYQDQTYQPVYFVSESFSDAKDKLRSYASRIQRPFSVKFDPYTLAIDVLDSPHAIQRALDGVRDELHALTHALSAIS
- the TH gene encoding tyrosine 3-monooxygenase isoform X2, with amino-acid sequence MPTPNAASPQAKGFRRAVSELDAKQAEAIMSPRFVGRRQSLIQDARNERQKAEAAAAAAAAAAAAEPGETLGGRAGKAALNLLFTLRATKPPALSRAVKVFETFEAQIHHLETRPAQKPQAGGPHLEYFVRCEVPSAALPTLLSSLRRVAEDVRGAGENKVLWFPRKVSELDKCHHLVTKFDPDLDLDHPGFSDQVYRQRRKLIAEIAFQYKQGDPIPHVEYTAEETATWKEVYTTLRGLYATHACREHLEAFELLEHFCGYREDSIPQLEDVSRFLKERTGFQLRPVAGLLSARDFLASLAFRVFQCTQYIRHASSPMHSPEPDCCHELLGHVPMLADRTFAQFSQDIGLASLGASDEEIEKLSTLYWFTVEFGLCKQNGEVKAYGAGLLSSYGELLHSLSEEPEIRAFDPDAAAVQPYQDQTYQPVYFVSESFSDAKDKLRSYASRIQRPFSVKFDPYTLAIDVLDSPHAIQRALDGVRDELHALTHALSAIS